A genomic window from Salvia splendens isolate huo1 chromosome 11, SspV2, whole genome shotgun sequence includes:
- the LOC121754187 gene encoding nicotianamine synthase-like yields MVCLRDPLVLKVQQLYESISKLEDLSPSKEVDALFTELVHVCIPPHPIDPTKLCPEIQEMRGKLISLCGHAEGLMEKHFCALLTSFDRPLDHLSLFPYHSNYLNLSRLEFDLLSHHSPAPARVAFVGSGPLPLTTIVLAANHLTSTVFHNFDIDPSANAMAAKLVAPHPELAARMAFHTADIMDVPGAALREYDVVFLAALVGMYIEEKMHVVQHLAKNMAPGAILMLRSAHGARAFLYPVVDPRQLRGFELLSVYHPTDDVINSVVVARRCPSPLPAPTGPHVLCSKCSEVQPFNPLCQMNELAVEEHHC; encoded by the coding sequence ATGGTTTGCCTAAGAGACCCTCTTGTTCTCAAAGTCCAGCAGCTCTACGAGAGCATCTCGAAGCTCGAGGATCTGAGCCCCTCGAAAGAGGTGGACGCGCTCTTCACAGAGCTCGTCCACGTCTGCATTCCCCCGCATCCCATCGACCCCACGAAGCTCTGCCCTGAGATCCAGGAGATGCGGGGGAAGCTCATCTCCCTCTGCGGCCACGCAGAGGGCCTCATGGAGAAGCACTTCTGCGCACTCCTCACCTCCTTCGACCGCCCCCTCGACCACCTCTCCCTCTTCCCCTACCACTCCAACTACCTCAACCTCAGCCGCCTCGAATTCGACCTCCTCTCCCACCACTCCCCTGCCCCGGCCCGCGTCGCCTTCGTCGGCTCCGGCCCCCTCCCCTTGACCACCATCGTCCTCGCGGCCAACCACCTCACATCCACCGTCTTCCACAACTTCGACATTGACCCCTCCGCCAACGCCATGGCGGCCAAGCTGGTGGCCCCGCACCCAGAGCTGGCCGCGCGGATGGCGTTCCACACGGCCGACATCATGGACGTGCCCGGGGCTGCCCTCAGGGAATACGACGTGGTTTTCCTGGCGGCCCTGGTGGGGATGTACATCGAGGAGAAGATGCATGTGGTTCAACATTTGGCGAAGAATATGGCCCCAGGGGCCATACTCATGCTCAGGAGCGCCCACGGGGCAAGAGCCTTCCTCTACCCCGTGGTCGACCCTCGCCAACTCAGGGGCTTTGAGCTTCTCTCTGTCTACCACCCGACTGATGATGTCATCAATTCAGTTGTGGTGGCTAGGAGATGCCCAAGCCCCCTACCCGCCCCCACTGGGCCCCACGTGCTTTGCAGCAAGTGCTCTGAGGTGCAGCCTTTCAACCCCCTCTGCCAGATGAATGAGTTGGCGGTCGAAGAACATCACTGCTGA
- the LOC121756509 gene encoding uncharacterized protein LOC121756509, with protein sequence MTILLKKRVHFLLFVIGVIALSITAEKCRQWVGEEAASKSGQFTFLNCFDGSSGTVACAVKEGVKLYFYNIRSHQVENRRNEAIEAALADAVTQGMAAKDAAKVAQKEGAKAAKLATRKAKRIIGPIISSGWDFFEAVYYGGTVTEGFLRGTGTLFGTYYFGFIGEERFGRFGYLVGSHLGSWVGGRIGLMVYDVVNGIHYMMQFQQADTQGYEDSSKDKFFQPDDEKSIEAEDSYMQGSTFGGVSDEPNNIETPADEPSNDESPVDENFDSTWGSSSEEYSNSETSEEMSFDAHEEF encoded by the coding sequence CTGAAAAATGTAGGCAGTGGGTTGGTGAAGAAGCTGCATCAAAAAGTGGGCAGTTTACTTTCTTAAATTGTTTTGATGGAAGTTCTGGAACCGTAGCATGTGCAGTTAAAGAGGGTGTAAAACTTTATTTCTATAATATCCGGTCTCACCAAGTGGAAAATAGAAGGAATGAAGCAATTGAGGCTGCTCTGGCTGATGCAGTTACACAAGGCATGGCTGCAAAAGATGCGGCTAAAGTAGCCCAGAAAGAAGGAGCAAAGGCAGCAAAACTGGCAACAAGAAAAGCTAAGCGTATCATTGGCCCAATTATTTCTTCTGGGTGGGATTTTTTTGAAGCAGTGTACTATGGGGGTACAGTAACAGAGGGTTTCCTTCGAGGCACAGGTACCTTGTTTGGCACATATTATTTTGGTTTTATTGGAGAGGAAAGGTTTGGGAGGTTTGGTTACTTAGTTGGAAGTCATCTGGGCAGTTGGGTGGGTGGAAGGATTGGGCTGATGGTGTATGATGTGGTCAATGGAATTCATTACATGATGCAGTTCCAACAGGCAGATACCCAAGGTTATGAAGATTCTTCAAAAGATAAATTTTTTCAACCTGATGATGAAAAATCCATTGAGGCCGAAGATTCCTATATGCAAGGATCAACATTCGGTGGTGTCTCCGATGAGCCTAATAATATTGAGACTCCTGCTGATGAGCCCAGTAACGATGAGTCCCCTGTGGATGAGAACTTTGATTCAACATGGGGTTCTAGTTCCGAGGAGTACAGCAACTCTGAGACCTCTGAAGAGATGAGCTTTGATGCCCATGAAGAATTCTAA
- the LOC121756454 gene encoding calreticulin-like, which produces MAISRGRSLIATPLSLSITISLLLAVASAAVFFEERFDDGWESRWVKSEWKKDENIAGEWNYTSGKWSGDANDKGIQTSEDYRFYAISAEFPEFSNKDKTLVFQFSVKHEQKLDCGGGYMKLLSGDVDQKKFGGDTPYSIMFGPDICGYTTKKVHAILTYNDKNNLIKKDVPCETDQLSHVYTFILRPDATYSILIDNVEKQTGSLYSDWDLLPPKQIKDPEAKKPEDWDEKEFIADPEDKKPEGYDDIPKEVADPDAKKPEDWDDEEDGEWTAPTIPNPEYKGPWKAKKIKNPNYKGKWKAPLIDNPEFKDDPELYVFPKLKYVGIELWQVKSGTLFDNVLVSDDPEYAKKVAEETWGTQKDAEKAAFDEAEKKREEEESKNEPSVDSDADDGAEDSDAEGEDAEDDSKVDPNEDPVTSVDDDVHDEL; this is translated from the exons ATGGCGATATCAAGGGGAAGATCTCTGATCGCAActcctctctctctatctatcACTATCTCTCTCCTCCTAGccgtcgcctccgccgccgTATTCTTCGAGGAGCGCTTCGATG ATGGATGGGAGAGTCGGTGGGTCAAATCTGAGTGGAAGAAAGATGAGAACATTGCCGGTGAGTGGAATTACACCTCTGGAAAATGGAGCGGAGATGCCAATGACAAAG GTATCCAGACCAGTGAAGACTATAGGTTTTATGCTATCTCTGCCGAATTCCCTGAATTTAGCAACAAGGATAAAACCTTGGTTTTTCAATTTTCTGTCAAGCATGAACAAAAACTTGACTGTGGTGGTGGATATATGAAATTGCTCAGTGGTGACGTTGACCAGAAGAAATTTGGTGGTGACACTCCATACAG CATCATGTTTGGGCCAGATATCTGTGGTTATACCACCAAAAAGGTTCATGCTATTCTCACATACAATGAcaaaaacaacttgatcaaGAAGGATGTTCCATGTGAGACTGATCAACTCTCTCATGTATATACTTTCATCCTCCGACCTGATGCTACCTACAGCATCCTCATCGACAATGTGGAGAAGCAAACAGGGAGCTTGTATTCTGACTGGGATCTATTGCCTCCAAAGCAAATCAAGGACCCTGAAGCCAAGAAG CCTGAAGATTGGGATGAAAAGGAATTCATTGCTGATCCTGAAGACAAAAAGCCAGAG GGTTATGATGACATCCCTAAGGAGGTTGCTGACCCTGATGCCAAAAAG CCTGAGGACTGGGATGATGAGGAGGATGGTGAGTGGACTGCACCTACCATTCCCAACCCCGAGTACAAGGGACCATGGAAGGCAAAG AAAATTAAGAACCCCAACTACAAGGGCAAGTGGAAGGCACCGCTGATTGATAACCCAg AGTTCAAGGATGACCCAGAACTATATGTTTTCCCGAAGCTGAAGTATGTAGGCATTGAGTTGTGGCAg GTGAAGTCTGGAACTTTGTTTGACAATGTTCTTGTATCTGATGACCCTGAATATGCCAAGAAGGTAGCAGAAGAAACATGGGGAACACAAAAGGAT GCTGAGAAGGCTGCTTTTGATGAGGCagaaaagaagagagaagaggag GAATCAAAGAATGAGCCATCTGTTGATTCTGAT GCTGATGATGGAGCAGAGGATTCCGACGCTGAAGGTGAGGATGCTGAGGATGATTCCAAAGTAGACCCCAACGAAGACCCTGTAACTTCGGTTGATGACGATGTGCAT GATGAACTCTAG